The genomic DNA CTTCATTTTATATCACTTGTTATTATTAAATCAGTTTTTTCAAAATTTAACTTATTTACTTCAGTGATATATCCACTACCACTTAAAATAGCAATTTTACTAAAAAGTCTATTAAAATGCTCTTTTGGTAAATTTGATCTAAAAGCACTAAATCCTAATTTATTCTTAAATAAATTTACTATTTCATTAAAAGAAATATTCACATTCAATAAACAAGGGTAATTAGAATCATATTTTACTATAAAACTATCAAGTCCAAGTTGTTTCGCTATTTCGTGACTTGTTCCATTTTCATCATTATCATAATTAGTGTGAAAAGAAATAACACTTATTCTTTTTTCTTTTAATTTATTTCTAATATTTTCTTTATAAGGAGCTTTAATTTTTTCATCACTTCATTTCTGTTCAAATTTAAACGGATGATGTGTAATAATTAAATTTGCGTCTAAATCAATAGCTTTTTCTAAAACTTCATTAGTAAGATCTATTGCTAAAACAACACCTTTTATTTTTTCTCTTTGATTAAATTTAACACTAAAACCACTAGGATCTCATATTTCTTTATTTTTTAAAGGATATTTATTTAATAAAAAATCAACAATTTTTTTAATTTGCATAATTATTTTAAGAAATCTTTAAGATATCTTCCCCTATCTGGATTTGATTTTACTTTTCTTAAAATTTTATTTTCTATTTGTCTAATTCTTTCCTTTGAAACATCTCTTTCTGCTGCAAGTTCATCTAAAGAATATATTCTATATTTGTTGCCTTCTTTGTCAGTTCCCACGCCATAACGTTTACAAATTAATTCATATTCGTCTTCATCAAGAGTATCTCTTAAAATTTTATCTAACATTTCATTTAATTCTTCATGAGAAGCGTAATCAATTGGGCTTATTATTGATTCATCTTTAACAAAATCACTAAAAGAAGAATCATTTTCTTTACCAATTTGTTTATCTAATGAAATAGGATCTATATTAATTTTACGTATATATCTAACTTTCTCAGCAGTATATCCATTTCCGTATTTTTCTGCTATTTGCTCATCTGTTGGTTCTTCACCATTTTCTTGTTGAAGTTCTCTTTCAATTTTTGTTATTTTATTAATAGTTTCAACCATATGAACTGGAACACGAATTGTTCTTGATTGATCAGCTACAGCTCTAGTTATTGCTTGTCTAATTCATCATGTAGCATATGTTGAAAATTTAAAACCTTTATTAACATTGTATTTTTGAACAGCTTTAATAATTCCAGAATTTCCTTCACTAATAAGATCAATGAAACTTAATCCTCTATTTTTATATTTTTTTGCATTATTTATAACTAAACGTAAATTACGTTTAATTAATTTATCACGAGCACGTTTTCCTCTAAATCCGCCCCGATCCATTTCATGAGCTAATTTTTGTTCTTCTTCACTTGTTAGTAACTTACCATATTTACCAATTCAACGCATGTATCATTTAACGATATCATTTGTTTCAGTAAGTTTATTTCTTAAATCTTCTCTTTTAACTTTTGAACCTTCAGCAGATAAATCAATTTCTTCTGCTGAAAAGTCTTCAAGTTCAATTAATTCTGTAACTTGTTCTTTTTTGTTCTCTTTTTTAGATTTTTTTTCTTTTACTTCTTCTACTTCAACATATTCATCTTCATCTTCATCATCATAACTTGTATCTTCATAATCGTCATCATCATAACTATATTCAGAATCATCATCAAAATCTTCATAATCTTTTATAAAATCAAGTTCATCTGAATCTAAGCTATAATCTAAATCATCATCATGATCAGACTTTTTATCTTTTGTTTTTACTGTTGGTTGATCATCTACAAGTTCTTCATCATCAAGATCTATTTCTTCATCCAATTCTAAATCCGGTATTTCATCAGCAATATCTGACATATCAACATCATCTATATCACCAAAATCACTTTCATCTTTTAAAATACCTTTTTCTATTAGTAAATCTAACAAATCATCCATAGAATCATCATTAACTTCAACTTTTATAGAATCTAAATAATCAAATATTTCAGACTGATTTAATTTTGTTTTCTTTTGACTTTCAAAATGATTAGAAATTAAATCAACAACTGGCAATAATTCTTCTCTATTATTCATCTTCTACCTCCAATTTTAATTTGTTAAGACGAGCATTGTCTAAAACCCTTTTAGAAAGCTCCTCATTGTTTTTAATGTTATTTCATTTTATTTTTAACATATACTCTTGTTCATTTTTTATATCTTTTTTATAGGCTCTATCGTAAATTTCATCAAAATCCTGTTTTAACTCTTGTGAAGTTTTATACTCTAAAAAAAGTTTTTTTGAAACTAAATTTGTATATTTATTTAATTGAATTTTAATTTTTTCTATATCTTGTTTATTGCCTTTATAATTAGTGAAAAAATTAAATAAAATTTTTTTATCTTCCTTTTCATCAACGCCCAATAATTTAATAGGTTCAACTGTTTGTTTTTCTTTAAATAAATTAATTAAATCAGGGTAATCAAGCATCATAAAAAATAAATTATCAATTCAATCTCTTTTTTGCTTTGAATTATTATTTTTAACTATTTTATTATTAATAAAAATATTTTCATTGAAATTTTCATCTAAATTAACGTTATCGTAATTAAAACTGTAAAAATTATTTTTAAAAGAATAATCGGCATTGATAAAATTGTTATTATTTTGATCAAACTCTTTAAAATTATCTTTTCTTAAAAAAACTTCAGGATTTGGTGCGTTTTTTAAATCAAAATTATATTGATTTTTAAATCTTTCTAAAATTGTATTAACTTGATTTTGATTAAA from Mycoplasmopsis maculosa includes the following:
- a CDS encoding Nif3-like dinuclear metal center hexameric protein — translated: MQIKKIVDFLLNKYPLKNKEIWDPSGFSVKFNQREKIKGVVLAIDLTNEVLEKAIDLDANLIITHHPFKFEQKWSDEKIKAPYKENIRNKLKEKRISVISFHTNYDNDENGTSHEIAKQLGLDSFIVKYDSNYPCLLNVNISFNEIVNLFKNKLGFSAFRSNLPKEHFNRLFSKIAILSGSGYITEVNKLNFEKTDLIITSDIKWSDWIVYKETNASILEVPHLDEQVFMEKFEELLKNEFNDLKITKVYLKEPYYNL
- a CDS encoding RNA polymerase sigma factor; translation: MNNREELLPVVDLISNHFESQKKTKLNQSEIFDYLDSIKVEVNDDSMDDLLDLLIEKGILKDESDFGDIDDVDMSDIADEIPDLELDEEIDLDDEELVDDQPTVKTKDKKSDHDDDLDYSLDSDELDFIKDYEDFDDDSEYSYDDDDYEDTSYDDEDEDEYVEVEEVKEKKSKKENKKEQVTELIELEDFSAEEIDLSAEGSKVKREDLRNKLTETNDIVKWYMRWIGKYGKLLTSEEEQKLAHEMDRGGFRGKRARDKLIKRNLRLVINNAKKYKNRGLSFIDLISEGNSGIIKAVQKYNVNKGFKFSTYATWWIRQAITRAVADQSRTIRVPVHMVETINKITKIERELQQENGEEPTDEQIAEKYGNGYTAEKVRYIRKINIDPISLDKQIGKENDSSFSDFVKDESIISPIDYASHEELNEMLDKILRDTLDEDEYELICKRYGVGTDKEGNKYRIYSLDELAAERDVSKERIRQIENKILRKVKSNPDRGRYLKDFLK